The following are from one region of the Halorussus rarus genome:
- a CDS encoding 2-isopropylmalate synthase yields MELLDTTLRDGEQAPGVSLTPDEKAEIARALDRAGVDVVEAGSACTGDGERATIRRVADLDLDATVTSFARGVEADVDLAVDCGVDGVHLVVPASDRHVEGKVGTTRDEVVETTADLVEHARDHGLWVEVIGEDGSRADLDFLERLAEATHEAGADRFCFADTVGHTGPEHAYEAVSRLTDLGPTSTHTHDDLGLAVTNALASVAAGADLVHATVNGVGERAGNVALEEVAIALAHRYDVETVELTELYDLARTVADATDVPLAPNKAVVGENAFAHESGIHTDGTLKDEQMYEPYPPETVGRERRLVLGKHTGRAGAKAALAEHGVEVDDDELQEVVARVQDLAERNKRVTDADLLAIAEDVQGRERDRRIELLELAATSGGRIPTASVRLAVDGEERVASGTGDGPVDAAVTAVREAVGGSGDSTAVAADANLESYHVDAITGGTDAVVTVEVEMRRGDRTVTVASSDGDITRASVTAMVDALDRLLVADEAADPAVADD; encoded by the coding sequence GTGGAGCTCCTAGACACCACGCTGCGCGACGGCGAGCAGGCGCCGGGCGTCTCGCTGACCCCCGACGAGAAGGCCGAGATAGCCCGGGCGCTCGACCGGGCGGGCGTCGACGTCGTCGAGGCCGGCAGCGCCTGCACCGGCGACGGCGAGCGCGCGACCATCCGGCGGGTCGCCGACCTCGACCTCGACGCGACGGTCACCAGCTTCGCCCGCGGGGTCGAGGCCGACGTCGACCTCGCGGTCGACTGCGGCGTCGACGGCGTCCACCTCGTCGTCCCGGCGAGCGACCGCCACGTCGAGGGGAAGGTCGGCACGACCCGCGACGAGGTGGTCGAGACGACCGCCGACCTCGTCGAGCACGCCCGCGACCACGGCCTCTGGGTCGAGGTCATCGGCGAGGACGGCTCGCGGGCCGACCTCGACTTCCTCGAACGGCTCGCCGAGGCCACCCACGAGGCGGGCGCCGACCGGTTCTGCTTCGCCGACACGGTCGGCCACACCGGCCCCGAGCACGCCTACGAGGCTGTCTCGCGGCTCACCGACCTCGGGCCGACCAGCACCCACACCCACGACGACCTCGGGCTCGCGGTGACCAACGCCCTCGCCAGCGTCGCCGCGGGCGCGGACCTGGTCCACGCCACGGTCAACGGCGTCGGCGAGCGCGCGGGCAACGTGGCCCTCGAGGAGGTCGCCATCGCGCTCGCCCACCGCTACGACGTGGAGACGGTCGAGCTGACCGAGCTCTACGACCTCGCGCGGACGGTGGCCGACGCGACCGACGTCCCGCTCGCGCCGAACAAGGCGGTCGTCGGCGAGAACGCCTTCGCCCACGAGTCGGGCATCCACACCGACGGCACGCTCAAGGACGAGCAGATGTACGAGCCCTACCCGCCCGAGACGGTCGGCCGGGAGCGACGGCTCGTGCTCGGCAAGCACACCGGCCGGGCGGGCGCGAAGGCCGCGCTCGCCGAGCACGGCGTCGAAGTGGACGACGACGAACTCCAGGAGGTGGTCGCTCGCGTCCAGGACCTCGCCGAGCGCAACAAGCGGGTGACCGACGCCGACCTGCTCGCCATCGCCGAGGACGTCCAGGGCCGCGAGCGCGACCGCCGCATCGAACTCCTGGAACTGGCCGCGACCAGCGGCGGGCGCATCCCGACGGCGAGCGTCCGGCTCGCGGTCGACGGCGAGGAGCGCGTGGCCAGCGGCACCGGCGACGGCCCGGTCGACGCCGCGGTGACCGCGGTCCGGGAGGCGGTCGGCGGGTCGGGCGACTCGACGGCGGTGGCGGCCGACGCCAACCTCGAATCGTACCACGTCGACGCCATCACCGGCGGCACCGACGCGGTGGTCACGGTCGAGGTCGAGATGCGCCGGGGCGACCGGACGGTGACCGTCGCGTCGAGCGACGGCGACATCACCCGGGCGAGCGTCACCGCGATGGTGGACGCGCTCGACCGCCTGCTGGTCGCCGACGAGGCGGCCGACCCGGCGGTCGCGGACGACTGA
- a CDS encoding DUF192 domain-containing protein has product MRVVHDDGRSERTLATEVDTADSFLSRARGLMFRRSIPDDYALVFRFDGAAVRDVHMVFVPFPLDVLWIVDDEVVRTEQLSAWTGLAEAEADRLIELPAGSADGVAVGDAVRVE; this is encoded by the coding sequence GTGCGAGTGGTACACGACGACGGGCGGTCCGAACGGACGCTGGCGACCGAGGTCGACACCGCCGACTCCTTCCTCTCGCGGGCCCGCGGGCTGATGTTCCGGCGGTCGATCCCCGACGACTACGCGCTTGTGTTCCGGTTCGACGGCGCGGCGGTCCGGGACGTCCACATGGTGTTCGTTCCCTTCCCGCTGGACGTGCTCTGGATAGTGGACGACGAGGTCGTCCGGACCGAACAGCTCTCGGCCTGGACCGGGCTGGCCGAAGCGGAGGCCGACCGACTCATCGAACTGCCGGCCGGAAGCGCCGACGGCGTGGCGGTCGGCGACGCGGTCAGGGTGGAGTAG
- a CDS encoding DUF7097 family protein: MKETPSGTPVGVDDPYDHAGVCDHLTNEGKCRYAFEHPRQDPEFARERREDDLRCPAADPDGDWDWESCPHYRCRNRDRECIRCGLEERRMAHSDERPLLEEHHLSYAGEGETLGHEITVYLCRWCHARVHKSWARIDDDVNPDPEAIAEKEGRRSREQEELSFESAAERYDVDEDGGSE; this comes from the coding sequence ATGAAGGAGACGCCCTCCGGGACCCCCGTCGGCGTGGACGACCCCTACGACCACGCCGGGGTCTGCGATCACCTCACCAACGAGGGCAAGTGCCGGTACGCCTTCGAGCACCCCCGACAGGACCCCGAGTTCGCCCGCGAGCGCCGCGAGGACGACCTGCGGTGTCCGGCGGCCGACCCCGATGGCGACTGGGACTGGGAGTCCTGCCCCCACTACCGGTGCCGGAACCGGGACCGCGAGTGCATCCGCTGCGGGCTCGAAGAGCGCCGGATGGCCCACTCCGACGAGCGCCCGCTGCTGGAGGAGCATCACCTCTCGTACGCGGGCGAGGGCGAGACCCTCGGCCACGAGATCACGGTGTACCTCTGCCGGTGGTGCCACGCCAGGGTCCACAAGTCGTGGGCCCGCATCGACGACGACGTCAACCCCGACCCGGAGGCCATCGCCGAGAAGGAGGGCCGCCGGTCGCGCGAGCAGGAGGAACTGTCGTTCGAGTCGGCGGCCGAGCGGTACGACGTCGACGAAGACGGTGGGAGCGAATAG
- a CDS encoding helix-turn-helix domain-containing protein — MATEATFTVPSDQFPLGTVFEQLPGAIVELERIIPAQDVVIPYFWVRGTDVDEIEDAFFDHPGVEDIRPVDSVEDEYLLRVEWTLEYDGVLSTLIETGVPLIEAVGTSEQWTFDIRGDDRRDIAAFQDRCRELNIPITLTKLHALTPIESEAESALTDTQQEALVLAYEQGYFNTPRDVSMADLGNELGISQQAVSERLRRGISSILGGTLAELRPSA, encoded by the coding sequence ATGGCTACCGAAGCCACATTTACGGTTCCGTCCGACCAGTTCCCCCTCGGTACTGTGTTTGAACAACTGCCGGGAGCGATAGTCGAACTGGAGCGGATCATCCCGGCCCAAGACGTTGTGATTCCCTATTTTTGGGTGCGCGGGACCGACGTTGACGAGATTGAGGACGCTTTTTTCGACCATCCGGGCGTCGAGGACATCCGACCCGTCGATTCCGTCGAAGACGAGTATCTGTTGCGCGTCGAGTGGACGCTGGAGTACGACGGTGTACTGAGCACGCTGATAGAAACGGGGGTTCCCCTTATTGAAGCGGTCGGCACGAGCGAGCAATGGACGTTCGATATTCGGGGTGACGACCGACGAGATATCGCGGCATTTCAAGACCGCTGTCGAGAGCTAAACATCCCGATTACGCTCACCAAATTGCACGCGCTCACGCCCATCGAGTCGGAGGCCGAGAGCGCACTCACCGACACCCAACAGGAGGCGCTGGTACTCGCGTACGAACAAGGATACTTCAACACGCCCCGCGACGTGTCGATGGCCGACCTCGGCAATGAACTCGGCATCTCACAGCAGGCGGTCTCCGAGCGACTCCGACGCGGGATTAGTTCAATCCTCGGCGGTACGCTGGCCGAACTCCGTCCATCGGCCTGA